In one uncultured Methanoregula sp. genomic region, the following are encoded:
- a CDS encoding agmatine deiminase family protein, with the protein MEKGTIVIGLIQMAVGQDMDENRKKAKERVETAIAAGARIICLPELYRSRYFPQHVGSDISAIAETIPGESTDIFSTIARRHGVVIIVPILEKTPDGRIYNSAVVIDTDGNLSAPYHKVHIPQDPGFFEKEYFYPGDMYRVYSTRYGRIAVLICYDQWFPEAARCVALEGAEMIFYPTAIGHPGADTPAEGNWQEAWELMQRSHAIANSVHIAAVNRVGQEGEIRFFGGSFVCDAFGKIIARLTDTEEILISSVDLSMNHVVRDSWGFFRNRRPETYTRINTHFPGENGIFPALREGDTPKNRGFHMPAEWEPHSAVWLSWPNNKDTFPQISLVEQAYYEFIVKIHKSENVELFVPTAIVHRQVRARLREMGVDLSRITLHTNEYADVWIRDYGPTFVVNRALKKLALVRWNFNAWGGKYDKQIHDGKIPFMMNRRLNLPLFEPGIILEGGSIDTNGRGTVLTTRACLLNPNRNPSLSAEEIEDKLKTYLGIEHVIWLNNGIEGDDTDGHVDDIARFVGPSTVVSAYETDISDPNHSVLHDNYEILRQSCDQEGRPLTVIKLPMPKKIEDADGRYPASYTNFYIGNTVVIVPVFNDPADKEAIRILQELFPGREVLGINARAMVEGFGTFHCGTQQQPEV; encoded by the coding sequence ATGGAAAAGGGAACCATCGTGATCGGTCTTATCCAGATGGCTGTTGGCCAGGATATGGATGAGAACCGGAAAAAAGCAAAGGAACGTGTTGAAACTGCAATTGCAGCAGGAGCCAGGATTATCTGCCTCCCCGAATTGTACCGTTCGAGATACTTCCCTCAGCACGTTGGTAGTGACATATCCGCTATTGCAGAGACGATCCCCGGGGAATCCACAGATATTTTTTCAACCATTGCCCGCAGGCATGGCGTTGTCATTATTGTTCCAATCCTGGAAAAAACCCCGGATGGCCGGATCTACAATTCTGCCGTGGTTATCGATACTGATGGAAACCTGAGCGCACCATACCATAAAGTCCACATTCCGCAGGACCCCGGCTTCTTTGAGAAAGAATACTTCTACCCCGGGGATATGTACCGTGTCTATTCCACCCGGTACGGACGAATTGCCGTGCTTATCTGTTATGACCAGTGGTTCCCGGAAGCAGCCCGGTGTGTTGCACTGGAGGGTGCGGAGATGATCTTTTACCCAACGGCTATCGGGCATCCCGGTGCAGATACACCCGCAGAAGGAAACTGGCAGGAGGCCTGGGAGCTGATGCAGCGGAGCCACGCAATAGCCAACAGTGTTCATATTGCGGCTGTTAACCGGGTGGGACAGGAAGGGGAGATACGGTTCTTTGGTGGATCCTTTGTCTGCGATGCGTTTGGGAAGATTATTGCCCGGCTAACCGATACTGAAGAAATTCTGATTTCATCTGTCGATCTTTCAATGAACCATGTGGTCCGTGATTCGTGGGGTTTTTTCCGGAACCGCCGCCCGGAGACCTACACCCGGATCAACACCCATTTCCCGGGAGAGAATGGTATTTTCCCTGCATTGCGTGAAGGCGATACCCCGAAAAACCGTGGATTCCATATGCCTGCCGAATGGGAGCCCCATTCGGCAGTCTGGCTGTCGTGGCCGAACAACAAGGACACCTTCCCACAGATCTCCCTAGTGGAACAGGCGTACTACGAGTTTATCGTAAAAATACACAAATCTGAAAATGTTGAGCTTTTCGTTCCTACCGCGATTGTCCACCGTCAGGTCAGGGCCCGCCTGAGGGAGATGGGTGTTGATCTCTCCCGGATCACACTTCATACAAACGAATATGCCGATGTCTGGATACGCGACTATGGCCCCACGTTTGTTGTCAACCGTGCGCTCAAAAAACTGGCACTCGTCCGCTGGAATTTCAATGCATGGGGTGGGAAATATGACAAACAGATTCATGATGGGAAAATTCCCTTCATGATGAACCGCCGCCTTAACCTTCCCCTTTTCGAGCCGGGGATCATCCTGGAAGGTGGTTCTATCGATACGAACGGGAGAGGGACTGTTCTCACAACGAGAGCCTGCCTTCTCAACCCTAACCGCAACCCGTCCCTTTCTGCTGAGGAAATCGAGGATAAGCTCAAGACCTATCTCGGTATCGAGCACGTTATCTGGCTGAATAACGGGATTGAAGGGGATGATACGGACGGTCATGTCGATGATATAGCCCGTTTCGTTGGGCCTTCGACGGTAGTCTCTGCGTACGAAACGGATATATCAGATCCGAATCACTCCGTTCTCCATGATAATTACGAGATTTTGCGGCAGTCCTGCGATCAGGAAGGCCGGCCGCTCACGGTCATAAAATTGCCCATGCCAAAAAAGATTGAAGACGCCGATGGACGGTATCCGGCAAGTTACACGAATTTTTATATCGGTAATACGGTGGTCATCGTTCCTGTATTCAACGATCCCGCTGACAAAGAAGCGATTCGGATCCTCCAGGAGCTGTTCCCCGGAAGAGAAGTTCTCGGGATAAATGCCCGGGCGATGGTTGAAGGGTTTGGCACATTCCATTGCGGTACCCAGCAACAGCCAGAAGTATAA
- a CDS encoding SpoIIE family protein phosphatase, whose translation MSGRKFRLPACSVLSKILLVFLVLSILSLVVSGIVAYATISGIGFSAERDSIALGNQAVNDATGALEQAAEKNLVQLAFDEAEITNVLFEDTITEMEILAAQAKTVGQNSPLITSTRPHTRGNPPVDPADATVIFLAPGSDTNTDTEEYRTLEGMSDLLRAVYIADTNLTSVYVATDSGIALMYPWRSFANGTIDPRNRDWFNGAKKTPDVYWSEPYMDSAGHGLVVTASKAVQTKYGTWVIGSDVTVDVINSAFLNKTLGGQGYAVLMDNRGVIISRPGLSSHTAGSAGEYIPENAFQGASPTLAAISRNMTTGRTGLDKTRFENVETYIAYAPVRSMNWSYAVSMPVDEVTEPIQSTRDQIASATISTGARIKEQTDRILVIFAGLILALILVVAILSVFLARVITRPVEVLKKGASAIGRGDLDYRVRLESRDEFEDLARSFNQMAGDLKQNIDDLRRTTAEKERYTKELEIAKEIQESFLPEFIPQIQGYDITATTIPAMEIGGDLYDFIPLEGGRWGLVIADVSGKSVSAALYMALSRTLLHAGASEHFHATSTVQWVNRMLFDDGRSGMFITVFYSVLDPVSRTFTYVNAGHNPPLLVKKNGQKARYLDGRDIALGVIPEVNAGSHTVVLEPGDMVFMYTDGVTEAFNEQDMDFGEERLIEYLEKNRSFTAREIQLGLLAEIRQFRGNAHQSDDITLLVLRVE comes from the coding sequence ATGAGCGGCCGGAAGTTCCGGTTACCGGCATGCAGTGTTCTCTCTAAGATTCTTCTTGTATTCCTTGTCCTCTCGATCCTGTCGCTTGTAGTATCCGGTATTGTTGCCTATGCTACGATCAGCGGTATAGGCTTCTCTGCAGAGAGAGACAGCATCGCTCTGGGGAACCAGGCCGTCAACGATGCTACCGGTGCTCTCGAACAGGCTGCTGAAAAAAACCTGGTCCAGCTGGCATTTGACGAGGCAGAGATCACCAATGTCCTTTTTGAAGATACCATTACCGAAATGGAAATTCTTGCCGCACAGGCAAAAACCGTCGGGCAGAACTCCCCGCTGATCACCAGTACCCGGCCACATACCCGGGGGAATCCACCGGTTGATCCCGCCGATGCTACAGTTATTTTTCTTGCACCAGGTTCTGATACCAATACAGATACTGAAGAGTACCGGACCCTGGAGGGGATGAGCGACCTTCTCAGGGCGGTTTATATTGCCGATACCAACCTTACAAGCGTCTATGTGGCCACTGATTCCGGAATTGCACTCATGTATCCATGGCGGAGCTTTGCAAACGGGACTATCGATCCCAGGAACCGCGACTGGTTTAACGGTGCGAAAAAGACTCCGGATGTCTACTGGTCTGAACCATACATGGATTCTGCGGGCCACGGTCTCGTGGTGACAGCATCAAAAGCTGTTCAGACGAAGTATGGCACATGGGTAATCGGGAGCGATGTTACCGTCGATGTCATCAACTCAGCGTTTCTCAATAAGACACTCGGTGGCCAGGGATATGCCGTGCTCATGGACAACAGGGGCGTTATTATCAGCCGCCCGGGTCTCTCGTCGCACACGGCCGGCAGTGCGGGAGAGTACATTCCGGAAAATGCGTTTCAGGGAGCGAGCCCGACCCTTGCGGCAATCAGCAGGAACATGACCACAGGAAGAACAGGTCTCGATAAGACCCGCTTTGAGAATGTGGAAACATACATAGCCTATGCACCGGTCAGGTCTATGAACTGGAGTTATGCAGTCTCGATGCCGGTGGATGAGGTCACTGAACCGATACAATCCACACGGGACCAGATCGCTTCTGCAACCATTAGTACAGGTGCCCGCATTAAAGAGCAGACAGACCGCATACTTGTTATCTTTGCCGGACTGATCCTGGCCCTTATCCTCGTGGTAGCCATCCTCTCAGTCTTCCTGGCGCGGGTCATAACCCGCCCGGTCGAAGTCCTGAAAAAAGGTGCATCTGCCATAGGTCGGGGGGATCTGGATTACCGTGTCCGGCTGGAGAGCCGGGACGAGTTCGAAGATCTGGCCCGGTCCTTCAACCAGATGGCCGGGGATCTCAAGCAGAATATTGACGATCTCAGGCGCACCACTGCAGAAAAGGAGCGATATACCAAAGAACTCGAGATCGCAAAAGAGATCCAGGAGAGTTTCCTTCCCGAATTCATCCCGCAAATCCAGGGGTATGATATCACTGCAACAACGATACCTGCCATGGAGATCGGGGGTGACCTGTACGATTTCATCCCCCTTGAAGGGGGGCGATGGGGACTTGTGATTGCTGACGTATCTGGGAAAAGTGTCAGCGCGGCTTTATATATGGCGCTGTCCCGAACGCTCCTCCATGCGGGCGCCAGTGAACACTTCCATGCAACTTCTACCGTGCAATGGGTGAACCGGATGCTCTTTGATGATGGGAGATCGGGTATGTTCATCACGGTTTTTTATAGCGTGCTCGACCCGGTTTCGAGGACATTTACCTATGTCAATGCCGGGCATAATCCCCCATTGCTCGTAAAGAAGAACGGACAGAAAGCCCGGTACCTGGATGGAAGGGATATCGCACTCGGAGTAATTCCGGAAGTCAACGCGGGCTCGCACACAGTCGTACTGGAGCCGGGAGATATGGTCTTTATGTACACTGACGGGGTAACGGAAGCGTTCAATGAGCAGGATATGGATTTCGGGGAAGAACGCCTGATAGAATATCTGGAAAAGAACCGGTCCTTCACGGCACGGGAGATCCAGTTGGGGCTCCTTGCGGAAATCCGGCAATTCCGCGGGAATGCTCACCAGTCGGATGATATCACCCTGCTCGTGCTACGGGTGGAATAA
- a CDS encoding VIT1/CCC1 transporter family protein — MPEKPGSSNQSPAFLALQKSEITEHRIYQKIAAGTKDPHNREVLNGIASEELRHYEIWKGYTKRDVAPSFMIVWAYTLAARILGITFTLKILERVEHRAQELDRRMPQGITELAGILENEERHERELIALIDEERLKYVGSVVLGLNDALVEFTGTLAGLTFAIQNSQIIAVAGLIMGVAASLSMAASEYLSQRSDAGPTDPFKASVYTGFTYIVTVALLILPFLVLPSPYTALVFTLCGAVGIIFLFTFYISVAKDLPFWRRFGEMAAISLGIAAISFVIGLGIRVFLNVNV, encoded by the coding sequence ATGCCCGAAAAACCTGGTTCATCCAATCAGTCACCGGCCTTCCTTGCCCTGCAGAAATCTGAAATTACCGAGCACCGGATCTATCAAAAAATCGCAGCCGGAACAAAAGATCCCCATAACCGTGAAGTCCTGAACGGGATTGCCAGTGAAGAACTCCGGCATTACGAGATTTGGAAAGGATATACAAAGAGAGACGTTGCCCCCTCATTCATGATTGTATGGGCATATACCCTTGCAGCCCGGATCCTTGGAATCACGTTCACTCTCAAGATACTCGAACGTGTAGAGCACAGGGCACAGGAGCTGGACCGCAGGATGCCTCAGGGCATCACGGAACTGGCAGGTATTCTCGAGAACGAAGAACGGCACGAACGTGAGCTCATCGCCCTCATCGATGAAGAACGGCTGAAATATGTAGGTTCGGTGGTGCTCGGTCTCAACGATGCTCTCGTAGAATTCACCGGGACTCTTGCCGGGCTCACGTTTGCCATCCAGAATTCCCAGATCATTGCAGTTGCCGGTCTTATTATGGGGGTTGCTGCCTCCCTTTCCATGGCAGCATCAGAATATCTCTCCCAACGGTCGGATGCCGGACCCACCGATCCTTTCAAGGCATCGGTCTATACCGGTTTTACGTATATCGTAACGGTAGCGCTGCTGATCCTGCCATTCCTCGTCCTTCCTTCACCCTATACAGCCCTCGTGTTTACACTATGTGGGGCCGTGGGGATTATCTTCCTCTTCACGTTCTATATTTCTGTGGCAAAGGATCTCCCATTCTGGCGGAGGTTTGGCGAGATGGCAGCGATCAGTCTCGGCATTGCCGCGATATCTTTCGTAATTGGTCTGGGGATACGGGTATTCCTGAATGTCAATGTATAG
- a CDS encoding PAS domain S-box protein has translation MDFLYFDQVHKHPLIIPAIIGASGVVTLALNGYGLVLGITNVLPHLLYIPIILAAYYYPRRGLLFTGIISVIYLLEVTLTYPVLSDVWIASLSRIIVFIVIAGIISLLSGKMHHDTQMCHRLVSMVRSSNDAIIGKTLDGIITDWNDGAEQLYGYSAREVVGTSISILIPQHMKSEMPALLAKIRNNQPVERYETKRVTKDGKQIRISLSISPIKNAEGKVIGASSSAHDITAQKAMQEEILRAKNEWELTFNAVPDMIAIIDRNHRIVRINQPMAKRLNLTPDQVVGRACYQLVHKHNEPLGICPHSQLLSDGNPHSAEVHEDNLDGDFQVTVSPLHNPAGEVVGSVHILHDITESKKAQEVIADRERFLNHLLETISNPIFYKNKNGEFLGCNSSFEKYIGFKKDQIIGKTVYDIAPKELADIYSRKDNELYQFPGTQIYESQVRYADGSYHDVIFTKSTFNSREGRIEGIVGVILDITERKQGEVALQQANKKLNMLSSITRHDILNQLMGLKTFLELSREMVTNPDIRGYIEKEEQAAEAIGRQIEFTRYYQDIGVQTPRWHNLEKTVRDSLSQLDMTGIFLEISLPAIEVFADPLIEKVFYNLVENSIRHGGGVTCITLSGRERNGELIVSYRDNGVGIAPEDKPRLFQKGFGKNTGLGLFLSREILSITGLSIQESGTPGCGVWFEIVAPRGKYRILTLPSHEK, from the coding sequence ATGGATTTTCTGTATTTTGATCAGGTTCACAAACACCCTCTCATTATACCGGCTATCATCGGGGCCAGTGGAGTAGTAACCCTTGCTCTCAACGGTTACGGCCTTGTCCTCGGGATTACAAATGTCCTTCCCCATCTCCTCTATATCCCGATCATTCTTGCTGCCTATTATTATCCCAGGCGCGGACTTCTCTTCACAGGAATCATTTCAGTGATTTATCTTCTGGAAGTGACACTCACCTATCCTGTTCTTTCAGACGTATGGATCGCGTCCCTTTCCCGGATTATTGTCTTTATCGTCATCGCAGGAATCATCTCCCTGCTCAGCGGGAAGATGCACCATGATACGCAAATGTGCCACCGTCTGGTATCGATGGTCCGGTCTTCCAATGATGCGATCATCGGAAAGACGCTGGATGGCATCATCACGGACTGGAATGATGGAGCCGAGCAACTCTACGGTTATTCTGCGAGAGAAGTCGTAGGAACGTCCATTTCAATACTCATTCCCCAACACATGAAATCTGAAATGCCTGCCCTCCTTGCAAAAATCCGCAACAATCAGCCGGTCGAGCGCTACGAGACCAAACGGGTGACAAAGGACGGGAAGCAGATCCGGATCTCCCTTTCTATATCCCCAATAAAAAATGCAGAGGGAAAAGTTATTGGTGCTTCAAGCAGTGCTCACGATATCACCGCTCAAAAAGCGATGCAGGAAGAGATTTTACGGGCGAAAAATGAGTGGGAGCTTACCTTTAACGCGGTTCCTGATATGATCGCTATCATTGACCGGAATCACCGGATTGTGCGGATCAACCAGCCCATGGCAAAAAGACTCAATCTTACACCTGACCAGGTAGTTGGCCGGGCCTGTTACCAGCTCGTGCACAAGCACAATGAACCCCTTGGGATATGCCCTCACTCACAACTCCTTTCTGATGGAAATCCCCATTCAGCTGAAGTCCATGAAGATAATTTAGACGGGGATTTTCAGGTTACAGTCTCCCCACTGCACAACCCGGCGGGTGAAGTGGTGGGGAGCGTCCATATACTCCATGATATTACCGAGTCCAAAAAGGCACAGGAAGTAATAGCGGACCGTGAACGTTTCCTCAACCATCTCCTAGAGACGATCTCCAATCCTATATTTTACAAGAATAAAAACGGGGAATTTCTGGGATGCAACTCCTCGTTTGAAAAATATATAGGTTTCAAAAAAGATCAGATCATCGGAAAGACGGTCTACGATATTGCCCCAAAAGAACTCGCTGACATCTATTCCCGGAAAGATAACGAGCTTTACCAGTTTCCCGGCACCCAAATCTATGAATCGCAGGTGCGGTATGCGGACGGCAGCTACCACGATGTTATTTTCACCAAGTCCACGTTTAATAGCAGAGAGGGAAGGATAGAGGGTATTGTCGGGGTTATTCTCGATATAACGGAACGCAAACAGGGGGAGGTTGCATTACAGCAGGCAAACAAGAAGCTCAATATGCTCTCTTCTATCACGCGGCACGACATTCTTAACCAGCTTATGGGGCTGAAAACATTTCTTGAATTATCCCGGGAGATGGTAACCAATCCGGATATCAGGGGATATATTGAGAAAGAGGAGCAGGCAGCAGAAGCAATCGGGAGACAGATCGAGTTCACCAGATATTACCAGGATATCGGCGTCCAGACCCCCCGGTGGCACAATCTTGAAAAAACGGTGCGGGATTCCCTTTCGCAACTGGACATGACAGGCATTTTTTTGGAAATATCCCTTCCTGCAATCGAGGTTTTTGCCGATCCCCTTATTGAGAAAGTGTTTTACAATCTTGTTGAAAACTCAATCCGCCATGGAGGGGGCGTGACCTGCATCACCCTTTCCGGGCGGGAACGCAATGGAGAACTGATTGTCTCCTATCGTGACAATGGTGTAGGTATTGCTCCTGAAGACAAGCCCCGGCTCTTCCAGAAAGGGTTTGGAAAAAATACAGGTCTTGGACTTTTTTTATCCCGCGAGATCCTCTCGATCACAGGTCTATCCATCCAGGAATCAGGAACGCCGGGATGCGGCGTCTGGTTCGAGATTGTTGCACCAAGAGGTAAGTACAGGATCCTGACACTGCCGTCGCATGAAAAATGA
- a CDS encoding acetate--CoA ligase family protein, giving the protein MMKQMLSESEGYDLLREYGVPVPTYRIVMTPHEASEAAEAIGFPVVMKIISPQIIHKSDAGGVIVGVGSRDAAAAAFDRIITGAKKYRKDAEITGVIIEQQAEPGLELIIGGKTDPAFGKVITFGMGGTLVELMKDITLRILPLDEETIRQMIREINGYPLIKGYRGMKPRDEEALVAALTAISRFFQESEDVVEFDINPLRLYETGSLAVDARVIVTDTKDVSEIKERQPVPMEYFNPRSVAVIGASQDSSKMGYAVMHNLLHFPGQLYPVNNKRSEIQGLKAYPNITAIPAPVDLAVITVPAMHVPRVIEECGQKGVPLAVIITAGFKEMGEDGKALEDRVREIAQRHGTRIIGPNCLGMIIPPRGIDTTYVHQTPNPGNIAFISQSGAIINTVVDWSLANGIGFSNVISVGNQTDLDFLDYLRYVQKDEKTKAIILYIEEISDGKAFMEVVSEVAKTKPVVAIKSGSSRKGQAAAASHTGSLSGSYEVYMEAFRRSGVIAVHTLTGAFLAAQMLAHPKGYPRGKRAVVITNAGGFSVLSSDYAERYGVEIIDLPQGVVEELNGFLPEFWNKGNPIDLLGDASDKRFEKTFEVLARHQELWDMAFIIGFPNLVLTSDHLAKKILRFSEMTENRIIVTLLGGDSMNAGRELLKEQNIPSFEELDFTFRVMGRVLWQKFRVKAPGLL; this is encoded by the coding sequence ATGATGAAACAAATGTTATCCGAATCCGAAGGGTATGATCTTCTCAGGGAATATGGTGTGCCGGTACCAACGTACCGGATAGTAATGACTCCACATGAGGCTTCCGAAGCTGCTGAGGCGATCGGATTTCCCGTTGTCATGAAAATTATCTCACCCCAGATTATCCACAAGAGCGATGCGGGAGGCGTTATTGTCGGGGTCGGAAGCCGGGACGCAGCCGCTGCTGCATTTGATCGCATCATAACCGGGGCCAAGAAATACCGGAAAGATGCAGAAATCACCGGAGTTATTATTGAGCAGCAGGCCGAGCCGGGGCTCGAACTGATCATCGGTGGCAAAACGGATCCTGCCTTCGGTAAAGTGATCACGTTTGGGATGGGGGGAACACTCGTCGAACTGATGAAAGACATCACGCTTCGCATCCTGCCGCTGGACGAGGAGACGATCCGTCAGATGATCCGGGAGATCAACGGTTACCCGCTCATCAAAGGATACCGGGGAATGAAACCCAGGGATGAGGAGGCGCTGGTTGCTGCACTAACCGCAATCAGCCGGTTTTTCCAGGAAAGTGAAGATGTTGTCGAATTTGATATCAACCCCCTGCGCCTGTATGAGACAGGATCCCTTGCAGTAGATGCCCGCGTCATTGTCACCGATACAAAGGATGTCAGCGAGATAAAAGAGCGCCAGCCGGTCCCGATGGAATATTTCAACCCGCGATCGGTTGCAGTAATCGGGGCATCCCAGGACTCTTCAAAGATGGGGTATGCAGTCATGCATAATCTCCTCCATTTCCCGGGGCAGCTTTACCCGGTCAACAACAAACGGTCCGAGATCCAGGGACTCAAAGCATACCCGAATATCACTGCAATCCCGGCGCCGGTGGATCTTGCGGTCATCACCGTCCCTGCAATGCATGTTCCCCGCGTAATCGAGGAATGCGGGCAGAAAGGGGTTCCCCTGGCAGTCATCATTACTGCCGGTTTTAAAGAGATGGGTGAAGATGGCAAAGCTCTTGAGGACAGGGTCCGCGAGATAGCACAGAGGCACGGGACACGGATCATCGGACCGAACTGCCTTGGGATGATCATCCCCCCGAGAGGGATCGATACAACTTATGTCCACCAGACCCCGAACCCCGGGAACATTGCCTTCATCTCCCAGAGCGGGGCGATCATCAACACCGTAGTCGACTGGAGCCTGGCAAACGGGATTGGTTTTTCTAATGTAATATCTGTAGGCAACCAGACCGATCTCGATTTCCTCGACTATCTCCGTTATGTTCAGAAAGACGAGAAGACCAAAGCCATCATCCTTTACATTGAAGAGATTAGTGACGGTAAGGCATTTATGGAAGTCGTCTCCGAGGTTGCAAAGACCAAACCGGTTGTTGCAATCAAATCCGGGTCATCCCGCAAAGGTCAGGCTGCAGCAGCATCCCATACCGGTTCCCTCTCCGGCTCGTACGAGGTCTACATGGAGGCATTCCGCAGGTCAGGTGTTATTGCCGTGCATACCCTTACGGGGGCGTTCCTCGCAGCCCAGATGCTCGCCCACCCGAAGGGTTATCCCAGAGGTAAACGTGCGGTAGTGATCACCAACGCCGGCGGTTTTTCCGTTCTCTCTTCAGATTATGCAGAAAGGTATGGCGTCGAAATAATCGATCTTCCCCAGGGGGTTGTTGAAGAACTCAACGGGTTCCTCCCGGAATTCTGGAATAAAGGCAATCCCATCGATCTGCTGGGGGATGCCTCGGACAAAAGGTTTGAGAAGACATTCGAGGTGCTTGCCCGCCATCAGGAACTCTGGGACATGGCATTCATCATCGGTTTTCCCAACCTTGTCCTGACCTCGGACCATCTGGCAAAGAAGATCCTCAGGTTCTCGGAGATGACCGAGAACAGGATTATCGTGACGCTGCTGGGAGGAGATTCGATGAACGCCGGTCGGGAACTCCTCAAAGAGCAGAATATTCCCAGTTTCGAAGAACTTGATTTCACGTTCCGTGTCATGGGGCGTGTACTTTGGCAGAAGTTCCGGGTAAAAGCCCCGGGACTATTATAG
- the acs gene encoding acetate--CoA ligase yields the protein MTEDFDVKLTEKHYIPDPSYRQNSWQGDYSKAYAEFQKDPDAFWDKIAHELHWFSPYTQVKEWNYPYARWFLNGKMNITYNCLDRNVQNARRNKVAIIWRGEDDTERIYTYRQLFREVNRVANGLKKLGVTKGDRVCIYMPIVPEQIISMLACARIGAVHSVVFGGFGAAALNSRITGAAAKVVITADVTFRRGKSIPLKHIIEEAIINAPSVEHVIVLRRELNQPVEIHREMEVDFYDLIKDIKPECDPVIMDAEDPLFILYTSGSTGAPKGIVHTCGGYMVGTYYTTKNVFDIKDNDVYWCTADPGWITGHSYVVYGPLAMGATIVLTESTPDFPDPGVYWRMVEEFGITVLYTAPTAIRMFMKLGEEWPDKYNLSTLRILGSVGEPLNPEAFEWYYRIIGKNRCPIVDTWWQTETGMHMVTTMLGEPMYPGFAGKAIPGIVADVVDKDGKSVPPGTGGFLAIREPWPSMLRTVYNDNERYLKYWNTIPGCYAVGDLAVKNKAGYIMVIGRSDDLIVVAGHNIGTAEVESALVSHKAVAEAAVIGKPDPLKGNTIKAFVTLRTGNTPSDKLRNELIYHVRITLGPIAMPSEIDFVDSLPKTRSGKIVRRVLKAKELGMDPGDVSTLDE from the coding sequence ATGACAGAAGATTTTGACGTCAAACTTACCGAGAAGCATTACATACCGGATCCCTCTTACCGGCAGAACAGCTGGCAGGGCGACTATTCGAAAGCGTATGCGGAATTCCAGAAGGATCCTGACGCATTCTGGGATAAGATTGCCCATGAACTCCACTGGTTTTCACCGTATACCCAAGTGAAGGAATGGAATTATCCTTATGCCCGCTGGTTTCTTAATGGCAAAATGAACATCACCTATAACTGCCTCGACCGCAATGTGCAGAATGCACGACGCAACAAGGTAGCCATCATCTGGAGAGGCGAGGATGATACCGAGCGGATCTATACCTACCGCCAGCTCTTCCGTGAAGTGAACCGGGTTGCCAATGGTCTCAAGAAACTGGGAGTGACCAAAGGGGACCGGGTCTGCATCTACATGCCAATTGTGCCGGAACAGATCATCTCCATGCTTGCCTGTGCCCGTATCGGTGCGGTCCACAGTGTTGTCTTTGGCGGCTTTGGTGCAGCTGCGCTCAACAGCCGTATCACCGGTGCAGCTGCCAAGGTTGTAATCACTGCCGATGTTACTTTCAGGAGGGGCAAATCCATCCCACTCAAGCATATCATCGAGGAAGCAATTATCAATGCACCGAGCGTTGAACACGTCATCGTGCTGAGAAGGGAACTTAACCAGCCGGTTGAGATCCACCGCGAGATGGAGGTTGATTTCTATGATCTGATCAAAGATATCAAACCTGAATGTGACCCCGTAATCATGGATGCGGAAGATCCGCTCTTCATTCTCTACACCAGCGGTTCGACCGGTGCTCCCAAAGGAATTGTGCACACGTGCGGGGGGTATATGGTCGGAACCTATTACACGACCAAGAACGTCTTTGACATCAAGGACAATGATGTTTACTGGTGTACTGCAGATCCCGGTTGGATTACCGGCCACTCCTATGTTGTATACGGTCCGCTGGCTATGGGTGCAACTATAGTTCTCACCGAAAGCACACCGGATTTTCCTGACCCGGGTGTTTACTGGCGGATGGTTGAGGAATTCGGTATCACGGTTCTTTACACTGCGCCTACTGCAATCCGGATGTTCATGAAACTCGGGGAGGAATGGCCGGACAAATATAACCTCTCTACACTGCGGATCCTTGGATCTGTGGGAGAACCCCTGAACCCTGAGGCATTCGAATGGTATTACCGTATCATTGGCAAGAACCGTTGTCCCATTGTTGATACTTGGTGGCAGACGGAGACCGGGATGCACATGGTGACAACCATGCTCGGGGAACCTATGTATCCGGGTTTTGCAGGTAAAGCGATTCCCGGTATTGTTGCCGATGTCGTGGACAAGGATGGAAAATCAGTTCCTCCTGGCACGGGGGGTTTTCTTGCAATTCGTGAACCCTGGCCATCCATGCTCCGCACAGTCTATAACGATAATGAGCGCTACCTGAAATACTGGAATACTATCCCCGGTTGTTACGCTGTAGGGGATCTCGCGGTCAAGAACAAGGCGGGATATATCATGGTTATCGGTCGTTCTGATGACCTGATTGTTGTCGCCGGTCACAATATCGGCACTGCTGAAGTGGAGAGTGCACTCGTATCGCATAAAGCGGTTGCAGAGGCAGCGGTTATTGGGAAACCTGATCCCCTCAAAGGGAACACGATCAAGGCGTTTGTTACCCTGAGGACGGGCAACACGCCCAGCGATAAGCTCAGAAACGAACTCATCTACCATGTCCGGATTACCCTTGGGCCCATCGCGATGCCATCGGAGATCGATTTTGTCGACTCACTCCCCAAGACCCGTAGTGGAAAAATTGTCCGGAGAGTTCTCAAGGCAAAGGAACTGGGAATGGATCCTGGTGATGTATCAACTCTTGATGAGTGA